The Nocardioides humi genome includes a region encoding these proteins:
- a CDS encoding cupin domain-containing protein: MSLAYIAQAADHDRLEWIDGKELQILLDGSQTRNQVTVVRSSLGAGSASPLHLHRQEDEMFVILKGHGIFWVGDECHEVGEGGAMFLPRGIPHAYRFTSPEVDLLTICTPSGMEDFFRGAGRRVGDPRPDGWEVTMEALVTAAAAGGQEMLGPPPS, translated from the coding sequence ATGAGCCTCGCGTACATCGCCCAGGCGGCCGACCACGACCGGCTCGAGTGGATCGACGGCAAGGAGCTGCAGATCCTGCTGGACGGGTCGCAGACCCGGAACCAGGTCACCGTCGTGCGCAGCAGCCTCGGCGCGGGCTCGGCGTCGCCGCTGCACCTGCACCGCCAAGAGGACGAGATGTTCGTCATCCTCAAGGGACACGGCATCTTCTGGGTCGGCGACGAGTGCCACGAGGTGGGCGAGGGCGGTGCGATGTTCCTCCCTCGGGGCATCCCGCACGCGTACCGCTTCACCTCCCCGGAGGTCGACCTGCTGACGATCTGCACGCCGAGCGGCATGGAGGACTTCTTCCGGGGTGCCGGGCGCCGCGTCGGCGACCCCCGCCCCGACGGCTGGGAGGTGACCATGGAGGCGCTGGTCACAGCGGCCGCCGCAGGAGGGCAGGAGATGCTGGGACCTCCGCCGTCCTGA
- the arc gene encoding proteasome ATPase, which yields MTSMGEGTTGGHRSPSREELEDQVRYLEEEVHDLRRRLVDSPTGAARSLEARLGEAQRSLAAVTAQNERLAGTLRDARDQILKLKEEVDRLAQPPAGFGTFLQRNEDDTVDVFTGGRKLRVTVSPAVDLDALRRGQEVMLNEALNVVAAFEYETVGEVVMFKELLADGERVLVIANADEERVVRLADPLMGTTLRAGDSLLLDSRAGYVYERVPKSEVEELVLEEVPDITYETIGGLGNQIEMIQDAVELPYLYPELFAEHELKPPKGILLYGPPGCGKTLIAKAVANSLAKKVAAKTGQEGKSYFLNIKGPELLNKYVGETERHIRLVFQRAREKASTGTPVIVFFDEMDSLFRTRGSGVSSDVENTIVPQLLSEIDGVELLENVLVIGASNREDMIDPAILRPGRLDVKIKIERPDAESARDIFSKYLTTTLPLHPDDLREFGEDRQATVGGMIRATVERMYSETEENRFLEVTYANGDKEVLYFKDFNSGAMIQNIVDRAKKMAIKDFLEHDQKGLRVSHLLQACVDEFKENEDLPNTTNPDDWARISGKKGERIVFIRTLITGKQGTEPGRSIDTVSDTGQYL from the coding sequence ATGACGAGCATGGGAGAAGGCACGACCGGCGGACACCGCTCTCCGAGCCGTGAGGAGCTCGAGGACCAGGTGCGCTACCTCGAGGAGGAGGTCCACGACCTGCGCCGCCGTCTGGTCGACAGCCCGACGGGGGCGGCCCGGTCGCTGGAGGCGCGGCTGGGCGAGGCCCAGCGGTCCCTCGCTGCGGTGACGGCCCAGAACGAGCGGCTCGCGGGCACGCTGCGCGACGCCCGCGACCAGATCCTCAAGCTGAAGGAGGAGGTCGACCGGCTAGCCCAGCCGCCGGCGGGCTTCGGCACCTTCCTGCAGCGCAACGAGGACGACACCGTCGACGTCTTCACCGGCGGCCGCAAGCTCCGGGTCACCGTGAGCCCCGCCGTCGACCTCGACGCGCTGCGGCGCGGCCAGGAGGTCATGCTCAACGAGGCCCTCAACGTCGTCGCCGCGTTCGAGTACGAGACGGTCGGCGAGGTCGTCATGTTCAAGGAGCTGCTCGCCGACGGCGAGCGGGTCCTGGTGATCGCCAACGCCGACGAGGAGCGCGTGGTCCGCCTCGCCGACCCGCTGATGGGTACGACGCTGCGCGCCGGCGACTCGCTCCTCCTCGACTCCCGGGCGGGCTACGTCTACGAGCGGGTGCCGAAGTCGGAGGTCGAGGAGCTGGTCCTCGAGGAGGTGCCCGACATCACCTACGAGACGATCGGCGGCCTCGGCAACCAGATCGAGATGATCCAGGACGCGGTCGAGCTGCCGTACCTCTACCCGGAGCTGTTCGCCGAGCACGAGCTCAAGCCGCCGAAGGGGATCCTGCTCTACGGCCCTCCCGGCTGCGGCAAGACGCTCATCGCGAAGGCCGTCGCCAACTCGCTGGCCAAGAAGGTCGCGGCGAAGACCGGCCAGGAGGGGAAGTCGTACTTCCTCAACATCAAGGGCCCCGAGCTGCTCAACAAGTACGTCGGCGAGACCGAGCGGCACATCCGGCTGGTGTTCCAGCGGGCCCGGGAGAAGGCGAGCACCGGTACGCCGGTCATCGTGTTCTTCGACGAGATGGACTCCCTGTTCCGCACCCGCGGCTCGGGCGTGTCCAGCGACGTCGAGAACACCATCGTCCCGCAGCTGCTCAGCGAGATCGACGGCGTCGAGCTGCTGGAGAACGTGCTGGTCATCGGCGCCTCCAACCGCGAGGACATGATCGACCCGGCGATCCTGCGGCCCGGCCGCCTCGACGTGAAGATCAAGATCGAGCGGCCCGACGCGGAGTCGGCGCGCGACATCTTCAGCAAGTACCTCACCACCACCCTGCCGCTGCACCCCGACGACCTGCGGGAGTTCGGCGAGGACCGGCAGGCGACGGTCGGCGGGATGATCCGGGCGACGGTCGAGCGGATGTACTCCGAGACCGAGGAGAACCGCTTCCTCGAGGTCACCTACGCCAACGGCGACAAGGAGGTCCTGTACTTCAAGGACTTCAACTCCGGCGCGATGATCCAGAACATCGTCGACCGCGCCAAGAAGATGGCGATCAAGGACTTCCTCGAGCACGACCAGAAGGGCCTGCGGGTCTCCCACCTGCTCCAGGCGTGCGTCGACGAGTTCAAGGAGAACGAGGACCTGCCCAACACCACCAACCCCGACGACTGGGCGCGGATCTCGGGCAAGAAGGGCGAGCGGATCGTGTTCATCCGCACGCTCATCACGGGCAAGCAGGGCACCGAGCCCGGCCGCTCCATCGACACGGTCAGCGACACGGGTCAGTACCTGTAG
- a CDS encoding PD-(D/E)XK nuclease family protein, whose translation MTTSTERTGLEPADPAERGGRVVDGVEVLGALSPSRVGDFLSCPLLFRLRTIDRLPEPPSPAAVRGTVVHRVLEQLFDLPAASRTPEQAATMIDPAWAELQEAEPALTTMFPDDGPEIAAWLLSCRETLRRYFDLEDPRRLEPAERELYVETLTDSRLLLRGVVDRVDVAPDGAIRVVDYKGLALDTPLPTPTGWTTMGEVGVGDLLIGADGRATTVVRKSEIHHRPCYRVTFADGSSVVADNVHLWRVVTTRRQETTSSVVDSDQLHTLHRNLVAEGRGRSLWIESGAALELPDQTELSISPWLLGAWLGDGHSRDGRIAVGHDDLPDMLALIKEHWPRDVAVSDDRRNHTVAPVRLGTACAFGHTEFNPPMPGHPTRRCAHEAQHATLSPTNVSLTVELRRWGLLHDKHIPTRYLRSGIEQRVALVRGLMDTDGWWNKIRRRAGFTTTSDRLARDMLELLRSLGIHPQHFVKPYENPRRAGRNWHVIEFTPYGFNPFSLPRKAASVDGAVTELQRHLSRRLVVASVQPVEPVPTQCVGVDAPDSLYLCGEGFIPTHNTGASPGEMFEGRALFQLKFYALVLWRMRGVVPKMLQLIYLGNSEVLRYEPDEHELLAVERKVQAVWDAIRQATERREFQSRPGALCQWCAHRAICPSYGGTPPPFPEREGEREGVEVVSPGATAGTTESE comes from the coding sequence ATGACGACGTCGACCGAGCGCACCGGCCTCGAGCCGGCCGATCCCGCCGAGCGGGGCGGCCGGGTCGTCGACGGCGTCGAGGTGCTGGGCGCCCTGTCCCCGTCCCGCGTCGGCGACTTCCTCTCCTGCCCCCTGCTGTTCCGGCTCCGCACGATCGACCGCCTGCCGGAGCCGCCCTCCCCCGCGGCCGTCCGCGGCACCGTCGTCCACCGCGTCCTCGAGCAGCTCTTCGACCTCCCGGCCGCCTCCCGGACGCCCGAGCAGGCGGCGACCATGATCGACCCCGCCTGGGCCGAGCTGCAGGAGGCGGAGCCGGCGCTGACCACGATGTTCCCCGACGACGGCCCCGAGATCGCGGCCTGGCTGCTGTCGTGCCGGGAGACGCTGCGGCGCTACTTCGACCTCGAGGACCCCCGGCGCCTCGAGCCGGCCGAGCGGGAGCTGTACGTCGAGACCCTCACCGACTCCCGGCTGCTGCTGCGGGGCGTGGTCGACCGGGTGGACGTGGCGCCCGATGGTGCCATCCGAGTGGTGGACTACAAGGGCCTGGCGCTCGACACCCCGCTGCCGACACCGACCGGTTGGACCACGATGGGCGAGGTCGGGGTGGGCGATCTGCTGATCGGCGCCGACGGCCGCGCGACGACCGTCGTACGCAAGTCGGAGATCCACCACCGACCCTGCTACCGCGTGACCTTCGCCGATGGCAGCTCGGTCGTCGCCGACAACGTGCACCTCTGGCGGGTGGTCACCACCCGTCGCCAGGAGACGACGTCGTCCGTGGTCGACAGTGATCAGCTCCACACCCTTCACCGGAATCTCGTCGCGGAGGGGAGGGGCAGATCCCTGTGGATCGAGTCGGGTGCCGCCCTGGAGCTGCCCGATCAGACGGAGCTCTCCATCTCCCCCTGGCTACTCGGCGCCTGGCTGGGCGACGGTCACAGCCGGGATGGCCGGATCGCGGTCGGCCACGACGACCTTCCCGACATGCTGGCGTTGATCAAGGAGCACTGGCCGCGTGATGTCGCCGTCTCCGACGACCGACGCAACCACACGGTCGCGCCAGTGAGACTAGGCACCGCATGCGCCTTCGGGCACACCGAGTTCAATCCGCCGATGCCTGGCCATCCGACGCGACGCTGTGCCCACGAGGCCCAGCACGCCACGCTCTCCCCGACGAACGTGTCGCTGACGGTCGAGCTGCGTCGATGGGGACTCCTCCACGACAAGCACATCCCAACGAGGTACCTCCGCTCCGGGATCGAGCAGCGCGTCGCCCTGGTCCGAGGTCTCATGGACACCGACGGCTGGTGGAACAAGATCCGCCGTCGTGCGGGCTTCACGACGACGAGCGACCGTCTCGCACGCGACATGCTCGAACTCCTCCGCTCGCTCGGCATCCATCCGCAGCATTTCGTCAAGCCGTACGAGAATCCTCGTCGTGCCGGGCGCAACTGGCACGTCATCGAGTTCACCCCGTATGGCTTCAACCCGTTCTCGTTGCCGCGCAAGGCCGCCTCGGTCGATGGCGCCGTAACCGAGCTGCAGCGGCACCTGTCCCGGCGCCTCGTCGTGGCGTCCGTCCAGCCTGTCGAGCCGGTCCCGACCCAGTGCGTGGGCGTCGATGCGCCGGACTCGCTCTATCTCTGTGGGGAGGGCTTCATCCCGACCCACAACACCGGGGCCTCGCCCGGCGAGATGTTCGAGGGCAGGGCGCTCTTCCAGCTCAAGTTCTACGCCCTCGTGCTGTGGCGGATGCGCGGCGTCGTGCCGAAGATGCTGCAGCTCATCTACCTCGGCAACAGCGAGGTGCTGCGCTACGAGCCCGACGAGCACGAGCTGCTCGCCGTGGAGCGGAAGGTCCAGGCGGTCTGGGACGCCATCCGGCAGGCGACGGAGCGGCGCGAGTTCCAGTCGCGGCCGGGCGCGCTGTGCCAGTGGTGCGCGCACCGGGCGATCTGCCCGTCGTACGGCGGCACGCCGCCGCCGTTCCCGGAGCGCGAGGGAGAGCGCGAGGGAGTGGAGGTGGTCAGCCCCGGTGCGACAGCTGGGACAACTGAATCGGAGTGA
- a CDS encoding tRNA (adenine-N1)-methyltransferase produces MRPGEWVRLVDGKGRKHNFELVAGKRFFSNKGHLEHDELIGREEGFTVTSSAGGEYLVFRPLLSEFVVSMPRGAAVVYPKDSAQIVAMADIFPGAHVVEAGVGSGALTCSLLRAVGPHGRVSSYERREEFADVARRNVTQFFGGEHPAWRLTIGDLAEELPASGERCDRIILDMLAPWDCLAAAADALLPGGIVCAYVATTTQLSKFVEALRVHGGFTEPSPWESLVRDWHVEGLAVRPGHKMIGHTAFLVTARRMAPGERAPLKKRRPAPGAYGPDYTGPRPPGVPDTLSED; encoded by the coding sequence CTGCGCCCCGGGGAGTGGGTCCGCCTGGTGGACGGCAAGGGCCGCAAGCACAACTTCGAGCTCGTCGCGGGCAAGCGCTTCTTCTCCAACAAGGGCCACCTCGAGCACGACGAGTTGATCGGCCGCGAGGAGGGCTTCACCGTCACCTCCTCCGCCGGGGGCGAGTACCTCGTGTTCCGCCCGCTGCTCTCGGAGTTCGTCGTCTCCATGCCCCGCGGCGCCGCCGTGGTGTACCCGAAGGACTCCGCCCAGATCGTGGCGATGGCCGACATCTTCCCCGGCGCCCACGTCGTCGAGGCCGGCGTCGGCTCCGGGGCGCTGACCTGCTCGCTGCTGCGCGCCGTCGGGCCGCACGGCCGGGTGTCGTCGTACGAGCGCCGGGAGGAGTTCGCCGACGTCGCCCGGCGCAACGTCACCCAGTTCTTCGGCGGCGAGCACCCCGCGTGGCGGCTCACCATTGGCGACCTGGCCGAGGAGCTCCCGGCGTCGGGGGAGCGCTGCGACCGGATCATCCTCGACATGCTCGCCCCCTGGGACTGCCTCGCCGCCGCCGCCGACGCGCTGCTGCCCGGCGGCATCGTCTGCGCGTACGTCGCCACGACCACCCAGCTCTCGAAGTTCGTCGAGGCGCTGCGGGTCCACGGCGGGTTCACCGAGCCCTCGCCGTGGGAGTCGCTCGTGCGCGACTGGCACGTCGAGGGCCTCGCTGTCCGGCCCGGGCACAAGATGATCGGCCACACGGCGTTCCTGGTGACGGCTCGCCGGATGGCGCCCGGCGAGCGCGCGCCGCTGAAGAAGCGGCGTCCCGCGCCCGGCGCCTACGGCCCTGACTACACCGGGCCCCGGCCGCCCGGCGTACCGGACACCCTTTCCGAGGACTGA
- a CDS encoding HAD family hydrolase encodes MDRPRRTTLSTPLPAAVLWDMDGTLVDTEPYWMATESAIAEEYGGTWTHADAMHLVGNELIASGEYIKTKLGLAQSAEEVVEMLLDGVVAHVRHAVPWCAGARELLLALHDAGVPCALVTMSYQRFVAPILEHLPPETFRVIVTGDMVDNGKPHPEAYLTAAAALGVDPANCVAIEDSPTGATSAAAAGCRVLVVPNHVPVPPGPGRVFRDTLEGLTPIQLSQLSHRG; translated from the coding sequence CTGGACCGACCCCGGAGGACCACCCTGAGCACGCCGCTTCCCGCTGCCGTCCTGTGGGACATGGACGGCACGCTCGTCGACACCGAGCCCTACTGGATGGCGACAGAGTCGGCCATCGCCGAGGAGTACGGCGGCACCTGGACCCATGCGGACGCCATGCACCTCGTCGGCAACGAGCTGATCGCGTCGGGGGAGTACATCAAGACCAAGCTCGGCCTCGCCCAGTCCGCCGAGGAGGTCGTCGAGATGCTGCTCGACGGGGTCGTCGCCCACGTCCGGCACGCCGTCCCCTGGTGCGCGGGCGCCCGCGAGCTGCTGCTCGCCCTGCACGACGCCGGGGTGCCGTGCGCGCTCGTGACGATGTCCTACCAGCGCTTCGTCGCGCCGATCCTGGAGCACCTGCCGCCCGAGACCTTCCGGGTGATCGTCACCGGCGACATGGTCGACAACGGCAAGCCGCATCCCGAGGCCTATCTCACCGCGGCCGCCGCGCTCGGCGTCGACCCCGCCAACTGCGTGGCGATCGAGGACTCACCGACCGGCGCCACGTCGGCCGCGGCGGCGGGCTGCCGGGTGCTGGTGGTCCCGAACCACGTCCCGGTCCCGCCCGGCCCGGGACGGGTGTTCCGCGACACGCTCGAGGGTCTCACTCCGATTCAGTTGTCCCAGCTGTCGCACCGGGGCTGA
- a CDS encoding site-2 protease family protein: protein MSGHERPAPESDPVPRGMFRIGRIAGSDVLVSSSWFLIAGLIAIVMGPRVDQVQPGLGGWKYVVGVAFAIALYFAVLLHEASHAVVARRFGFKVHSITLHFLGGATAIEGEARRPRQEFWIAVVGPITSIAVGAAALALWFVTPDGLLLLVIEGLAGANLMIGVLNLVPGLPLDGGRVLKAGIWAITGRVHTGTTVAAWTGRGIAVLVAVWALWVSRHGAVLNPLILLVVALFLWTGASQALTVAGITRQFSGLVASDLARRALTVPDDVPLAEAMRRAREAGAGSIVTTTADGRPVGVVDETAARAVPAERAPWVAVSTVARTLEPGLTLPVRISGSDLLDTVRATPASEYVLLDDEGRVYGVLAAADLLRAVRR, encoded by the coding sequence ATGTCCGGCCACGAACGACCCGCCCCCGAGAGCGACCCCGTGCCCCGGGGCATGTTCCGGATCGGCCGGATCGCGGGCAGCGACGTGCTGGTCTCCAGCTCGTGGTTCCTCATCGCCGGACTGATCGCGATCGTGATGGGCCCGCGGGTCGACCAGGTCCAGCCGGGCCTCGGCGGGTGGAAGTACGTCGTCGGCGTGGCGTTCGCGATCGCCCTCTACTTCGCGGTCCTGCTGCACGAGGCGTCACACGCCGTCGTGGCCCGCCGGTTCGGGTTCAAGGTGCACTCGATCACGCTGCACTTCCTCGGGGGCGCGACCGCCATCGAGGGGGAGGCCCGGCGCCCGCGCCAGGAGTTCTGGATCGCCGTGGTCGGCCCGATCACCTCGATCGCGGTCGGTGCGGCCGCGCTCGCCCTGTGGTTCGTGACCCCGGACGGGCTGCTGCTCCTCGTCATCGAGGGGCTCGCGGGGGCGAACCTGATGATCGGCGTCCTCAACCTGGTGCCCGGCCTGCCACTCGACGGCGGCCGGGTCCTCAAGGCCGGCATCTGGGCGATCACCGGGCGGGTGCACACCGGCACCACGGTGGCCGCCTGGACCGGCCGCGGGATCGCCGTCCTCGTCGCCGTCTGGGCGCTGTGGGTCTCCCGCCACGGCGCCGTCCTGAACCCGCTCATCCTGCTGGTCGTCGCGCTGTTCCTCTGGACGGGCGCGAGCCAGGCGCTCACCGTGGCCGGGATCACCCGGCAGTTCTCCGGCCTCGTGGCCAGCGACCTGGCCCGGCGAGCGCTCACCGTGCCCGACGACGTACCGCTCGCCGAGGCGATGCGCCGGGCGCGGGAGGCGGGCGCCGGCAGCATCGTGACCACGACCGCCGACGGGCGACCGGTCGGCGTCGTGGACGAGACCGCCGCCCGCGCCGTACCCGCCGAGCGAGCGCCCTGGGTGGCGGTGTCGACGGTGGCCCGCACCCTGGAGCCCGGCCTGACCCTGCCGGTGCGGATCTCGGGGAGCGACCTGCTCGACACGGTCCGGGCGACGCCGGCCTCGGAGTACGTCCTGCTCGACGACGAGGGCCGGGTGTACGGCGTGCTCGCCGCCGCCGACCTGCTCCGGGCGGTACGCCGCTGA
- a CDS encoding TetR/AcrR family transcriptional regulator, which yields MPDVNKRSYHSPLRAGQAEASRAAVLRAAHELFVEQGYGGTTIAQVADRAGVSKPTVFTAVGNKATLLKVVRDVAMAGDDEPRTVTAREDVAAIAEAGDLDRAVALTAGHIAAVNARYHAVHEVIRGASGTDPVVAELWETAEAERHVGAGHLLARLRAEPAVPPPQAHDRLWLLMAPDNYHRLVARQGWSRPAYERWLAAEIRALFAP from the coding sequence GTGCCCGACGTCAACAAGCGCAGCTACCACTCGCCGCTGCGCGCCGGCCAGGCCGAGGCCTCGCGCGCGGCGGTCCTGCGGGCGGCCCACGAGCTCTTCGTCGAGCAGGGGTACGGCGGCACGACGATCGCGCAGGTGGCGGACCGCGCGGGCGTCAGCAAGCCCACCGTGTTCACCGCGGTCGGCAACAAGGCGACCCTGCTCAAGGTGGTCCGCGACGTCGCGATGGCCGGGGACGACGAGCCGCGCACCGTCACGGCACGCGAGGACGTCGCCGCGATCGCCGAGGCGGGCGACCTGGACCGGGCGGTCGCGCTCACCGCCGGGCACATCGCCGCCGTCAACGCCCGCTACCACGCGGTCCACGAGGTCATCCGCGGCGCGTCGGGCACCGACCCGGTCGTCGCCGAGCTGTGGGAGACGGCCGAGGCGGAGCGGCACGTGGGCGCCGGTCACCTCCTCGCCCGGCTGCGCGCCGAGCCGGCCGTCCCGCCGCCGCAGGCCCATGATCGCCTGTGGCTCCTCATGGCGCCCGACAACTACCACCGGCTGGTGGCGCGCCAGGGGTGGTCGCGACCGGCGTACGAACGCTGGCTCGCCGCCGAGATCAGGGCGCTGTTCGCCCCGTGA